A part of Brassica rapa cultivar Chiifu-401-42 chromosome A05, CAAS_Brap_v3.01, whole genome shotgun sequence genomic DNA contains:
- the LOC103868386 gene encoding photosystem I reaction center subunit V, chloroplastic — MATSASALLTPTTFSTVISQKNPNSISFHGLRPLRLGGSSSSSLPKLSTTAGRRSSSAVVRAELSPSVVISLSTGLSLFLGRFVFFNFQRENVAKQVPEQNGKTHFEAGDDRAKEYVSLLKSNDPVGFNIVDVLAWGSIGHIVAYYVLATSSNGYDPSFFG; from the coding sequence atGGCGACAAGCGCATCTGCTCTGCTCACACCCACAACTTTCTCCACTGTAATCTCCCAGAAAAACCCAAACTCCATCTCATTCCACGGCCTCCGTCCTCTCCGCCTGGgtggctcctcctcctcctccttacCCAAGCTATCCACCACCGCCGGAAGAAGATCTTCCTCCGCCGTCGTGAGAGCCGAGCTCAGCCCATCCGTCGTTATAAGCCTCAGCACTGGTCTCTCCCTCTTCCTTGGTCGGTTCGTCTTCTTCAACTTCCAGAGAGAGAATGTGGCCAAACAGGTTCCGGAGCAGAACGGCAAAACCCACTTCGAAGCCGGAGATGATCGTGCCAAGGAATACGTCAGCCTCTTGAAATCGAACGACCCTGTTGGATTCAACATCGTCGATGTTCTTGCTTGGGGTTCTATTGGTCACATCGTTGCTTACTATGTCTTGGCCACTTCTAGCAATGGCTACGATCCTAGCTTCTTTGGCTGA